The proteins below are encoded in one region of Penicillium psychrofluorescens genome assembly, chromosome: 4:
- a CDS encoding uncharacterized protein (ID:PFLUO_006259-T1.cds;~source:funannotate), whose product MSPSNMNRSALLCLLLAVGPAAVLSAPQTQGLAMPGSTGSSGTGSSLIPGLGGSSGSTSPTTGNTTPATGNSEEDAGSGFSVGIPGGPGVHFGAGVHKVQNGPCGPGYNEAKHAGSGFRVGIPGGPGVSFGAHADEAHEAIPCAQPQPSAVIVAPIVVPSTTPAPAYIAPAAPAAPAAPAAPANVAPSAPAYVAPSAPIHSTPLISHPAPSAKPSLPAYNAGSSLVPGSGVLAVALPILLGLF is encoded by the exons ATGTCTCCTTCTAACATGAACCGCTCGGCGCTCCtgtgtcttcttctggccgtTGGCCCCGCCGCTGTCCTGTCCGCTCCTCAG ACCCAGGGCCTCGCCATGCCCGGCTCTACTGGCTCCAGCGGCACGGGCTCTAGCCTGATCCCCGGCCTTGGTGGCAGCTCCGGCAGCACGAGCCCGACGaccggcaacaccaccccgGCGACTGGCAActccgaagaagacgccGGCAGCGGCTTCAGCGTCGGCATCCCCGGCGGCCCAGGCGTGCACTTCGGTGCGGGCGTCCACAAGGTCCAGAACGGCCCCTGCGGCCCTGGCTACAACGAGGCCAAGCACGCCGGCAGTGGCTTCCGCGTTGGAATCCCCGGTGGCCCGGGCGTTTCCTTCGGCGCCCACGCCGACGAGGCTCACGAGGCTATTCCGTGCGCGCAGCCGCAGCCTTCGGCCGTCATTGTTGCTCCCATCGTCGtcccctccaccacccctgCGCCGGCCTACATCGCGCCCGCCGCGCCCGCCGCACCCGCCGCACCCGCCGCGCCTGCCAATGTCGCGCCCTCTGCGCCGGCCTACGTCGCACCCTCCGCGCCCATCCACTCTACCCCGCTGATCTCGCACCCTGCGCCGTCTGCTAAGCCCTCCCTGCCCGCGTACAACGCCGGCTCGTCGCTTGTGCCGGGCTCTGGCGTCCTAGCTGTCGCTCTTCCCATCCTTCTGGGCCTGTTCTAA
- a CDS encoding uncharacterized protein (ID:PFLUO_006260-T1.cds;~source:funannotate), which yields MKPSARTLPEGHGSLYKEVRFSPTATPLRRTRSVAGSNPSTSTQFSNNPPTSPAFEASYMDQSRALLESQRANFEAERGLFAQERQLWEKERRVLRSRIVELELLLKGQGVAVATSALASSSRPAFGTPQYNGTTGTLEGGVALASAQVWEGSSPGGRPTRVFLEAEAPDPSHLPPILEGTSNNPPSLDAALSSQFRANDLSGLSVIPVPIEKLDSRLDGITLKSTALPPGVVARVITPPSPSPLETTSAPATALSPDSARSSVERRNSLKLKLSELGPSTENLVRDAGHTPMVVIESDLSQRSTQEASPTEKPEKEDQKSEEAEVLLEGEEAPLAPTVTKATQPVENSDSYFPDLPDDPSLKGPLGLTNDEKTDNSFLTELDQKLLDQARRILSTSSGSSDDRNETDPDDFASQGEAEPEIKFKNSTNFGTAFGRSNCREI from the coding sequence ATGAAACCCTCCGCTCGAACCCTGCCTGAAGGCCATGGCAGCCTCTACAAGGAAGTACGCTTCTCTCCGACAGCGACACCGCTACGCCGCACGAGATCGGTCGCCGGCAGCAATCCCTCCACGAGCACACAATTCTCGAATAACCCCCCCACATCACCCGCCTTCGAGGCGTCCTATATGGACCAGTCGCGAGCTCTCCTCGAAAGCCAGCGGGCGAACTTCGAAGCAGAGAGGGGACTCTTTGCGCAGGAAAGACAGCTGTGGGAGAAGGAGCGGCGGGTCTTGAGATCGAGGATTGTTGAATTGGAGTTGTTGCTAAAGGGCCAAGGGGTTGCGGTGGCTACATCGGCCCTCGCCTCCTCTTCTCGACCGGCGTTCGGCACCCCACAGTATAATGGGACGACAGGAACGCTGGAAGGTGGTGTGGCCCTCGCCTCGGCGCAGGTGTGGGAAGGGTCGAGCCCGGGCGGTCGACCTACCCGGGTGTTCTTGGAAGCAGAGGCCCCAGACCCAAGCCACCTGCCGCCGATCCTCGAAGGGACGAGTAACAATCCGCCCTCCCTTGATGCGGCACTCTCTTCGCAGTTCCGTGCCAATGATCTCTCTGGCCTGAGCGTCATCCCAGTGCCAATCGAAAAGCTTGACAGCAGGCTAGACGGGATTACGCTCAAATCGACCGCCTTGCCACCTGGGGTCGTGGCGCGGGTGATCACtccgccatccccatcgccccTTGAGACTACGTCTGCACCCGCGACCGCCCTTTCTCCGGATTCTGCAAGGTCGAGCGTCGAGCGTCGAAACAGTCTCAAACTGAAGCTCTCCGAGCTGGGTCCTTCCACTGAGAACTTGGTGAGGGATGCCGGCCACACCCCAATGGTAGTCATCGAAAGCGACCTCAGCCAGCGATCCACCCAAGAAGCTTCCCCTACCGAGAAgccggagaaggaggatcAGAAGTCtgaggaggcggaggttcttctggagggcgaggaggcgCCTCTTGCGCCCACGGTTACCAAAGCCACGCAGCCTGTAGAGAATTCGGATTCTTATTTCCCCGATCTGCCCGACGACCCATCCCTCAAAGGGCCGCTTGGTCTCACCAATGACGAAAAAACGGATAACAGCTTCCTCACAGAACTCGATCAAAAGCTCCTGGATCAGGCGAGGCGGATCCTCTCCACTTCGTCAGGGTCGAGCGACGACCGGAATGAAACTGATCCGGATGACTTTGCCAGCCAGGGTGAGGCGGAACCGGAGATCAAGTTCAAGAACTCGACCAATTTTGGCACTGCCTTTGGACGATCGAACTGCCGTGAAATCTAA
- a CDS encoding uncharacterized protein (ID:PFLUO_006258-T1.cds;~source:funannotate): MNILHSTLSTWRDRLAPVSRTSTFRSTGQITPEEFVLAGDYLVYKFPTWSWADASSEAKRVSYLPAGKQFLVTRGVPCHRRLNDNFAGDAGQDDEIVRDMLSGGTEEQEGAAGGDEDGWLRTGGGRDLAGDQAANIRDVRTLNESGNLGEQEDEDEIPDMEDDDDDDEAIIREPAGGSGTTQPLRTYTLYITYSNFYRTPRLYLSGYLSPSEPLPPHLMMEDIVGDYKDKTVTLEDFPWFDGSVKMATVHPCRHASVMKTLLDRADAALKLRREKLKQTQSREEADRVLRAAGSSGLEGLVDDTNALSLGEQQQPQTGGDEWEVLQRDEEEQVAIRVDQYLVVFLKFIASVTPGIEHDFTMGV, from the exons ATGAATATCCTGCATTCCACACTATCCACCTGGCGAGACCGTCTAGCCCCGGTCTCCCGCACATCCACCTTCCGCTCCACCGGCCAAATCACCCCAGAAGAGTTCGTCCTGGCAGGCGACTACCTCGTCTACAAGTTCCCCACCTGGTCCTGGGCCGACGCCTCGTCCGAAGCCAAGCGAGTATCCTACCTGCCCGCGGGGAAACAGTTTCTCGTAACGCGCGGGGTGCCGTGCCACCGACGGCTGAACGACAACTTCGCGGGCGATGCCGGCCAGGACGATGAGATCGTGCGGGACATGCTCTCCGGTGGGACCGAAGAGCAGGAGGGTGCCGCTggtggcgatgaggatggcTGGCTCCGGACCGGCGGCGGGCGTGATCTGGCCGGGGACCAGGCGGCCAATATCCGGGATGTGCGCACCCTCAACGAATCTGGGAATCTGGGCGAGcaagaggacgaggacgagatccCTGATatggaagatgatgacgatgacgatgaggcTATCATCCGGGAACCCGCTGGAGGCTCGGGCACGACGCA ACCTCTTCGCACCTACACCCTCTATATCACATACTCGAACTTCTACCGCACGCCGCGCCTCTATCTGTCTGGGTACCTGTCACCATCGGAACCCCTCCCACCACACTTGATGATGGAAGACATCGTTGGTGACTACAAGGACAAGACCGTGACGCTAGAAGACTTTCCCTGGTTCGATGGCAGCGTGAAGATGGCCACAGTCCACCCATGCCGGCATGCCTCCGTCATGAAAACCCTTCTCGACCGCGCAGACGCGGCGCTCAAACTCCGCCGCGAAAAGCTGAAGCAAACCCAGTCGCGCGAAGAGGCAGATCGCGTCCTGCGCGCGGCGGGGAGTAGTGGTTTGGAGGGTCTAGTCGATGACACGAATGCCTTGTCCCTGGGTGAGCAGCAACAGCCCCAGACGGGTGGCGATGAGTGGGAGGTTCTCCAGCgtgacgaggaggagcaggttgCTATCCGCGTGGATCAGTACCTGGTTGTCTTTCTCAAGTTCATCGCCAGCGTGACACCCGGCATTGAGCATGATTTCACCATGGGAGTATAa